The DNA window GGAGAATTTCTATATTTATAAATGCATCTACAGTTTCTTCTGAATCTGTAACTTCTATATTGCCGGCTTTATTCAACTCAGTTTTTAAAGCTTCTTTGGAAATTTCCTCAATTAAAATTCCATTTTTCGTTGCAATAAAAGAAATTGCATGCCCTTCTCCTTTAGACAATTCTGCTGTAACCGGACCCTGTAATACACCAGTAAATGCTCCAATAAGACTCGGACCATGGTAATACATATTTTTTGCTGCATTTCCTTTCGTTATAGAAGATATTACAGCTTTTTTAATACGTGATTTATTCTCATGGGAAATTTTATGAGTTGAAATACATGAATGAAAAATGAGGGAAAGAATAAATAAACTAAAAATAGAGATGAGAGATGAGAGATGAGAGATGAGAGTTTTCATTTTCGGTTCCTTTTGGCTTTTCACCTATTTTACACCTGCGTCATAAAATAATCAAGTCCTTTTTTTAGAACGGATTTGATTTATTGCACTTTTTTTCACAATCTTTTTCTTCTTTTTCACAGGATATTATGGAGTTTAATGCCATAATCTGTCCTGTATCGAGGTGTCCTACCACCCCGGCTTTCTGAACTGTAAACAGTAGTTTATACTCTCCCGGTGTTTTCCCGGAGGGAAGATAGCAGTGTAGCTTTAAATAATCTCCGAAAGCTTGAGAAGCGGGAAGGGTATAGGTATAAGATGAAGAGGAATTGATTTTCCCCATGTAGGTAAAGTAATCCGGTAAATTGGCCGGGTCTTTTTCTTTGGGATCTAAAGATGGGTCAAAAAAAGGTTCATAATTTTTTACAAGCTTGTAAATCGTACATTCCACCTCTCCGGATTCTACTGTTATGGGATAGGAATCCGAACCGTTATTTATACTGGAATAACCAAGAAGAAAATGATCAATATCCGTGGAAGAACTAAGATTCCCGGTAAATCTTTCAAATGTATAATAGGTTGTAATAAATCCCGATAAATAACTGGGAGCACTGATTTTTTCACTATTTTGTACATAATCGTTCGGATTGGTCGTGGAATCATCTTCCTTTTTCTCTACGTATTTAACACTCGAGCTTCCTGTGGGACTTGCGAGTATAGGAGCAGTTGTTGCTACCTGTAGCATCATACACTGGTCTTTTTTCTTAGAGCACTTATCGTAACAGGCTTTCTTCGGTGTGTCACAAAACAGCAGGAATACAGACATCGATAATAGTAAGCAGAGTATTTTCATAAAAATTCCTCGGATTTTTTTGTCATGTTCTTACTATTAGGAAATTTGGGTCAAGATTTTTTATAAAAAAGTGTATGGCAAACGAATATGCTTCTTTTTCTAAACAAAAAAATAACTCTTTTTTTTATCTTCCTTTTTGGATATTACTTACAGCGTGTCTTAAAATAGGCTTATCTCTTAAAGAAAAGCAAATCAGCATTGGAATTAACTATTAAGTCTAAGTATCTCTTTGGATCGTTATGAAACAGGGTCTCTTCTGTTTCTTCCTCAGTTACCATTATATCATCCTTGCCATCACTTCCTAATAGAATCATGTCTCCGAATTTTAATTGAAATTCGCGTATCTCGATTTCTTTATATTCTTTAGGAATATTTTTTACTCCTAATATAGAGGATATATTACTTTGAGAAGTTCCTTCCTGCATTTTTAGCTGATATTGTAGGAAAGAAGACTCCTGAAAATAAAAACAACCGAATGCCGAAGTTAGAATTTCATCCATACTGTATTTTACTTTTCCGACTTGCCTGCCATCACTTACTTTGCTAAAAGTTTCTTTCGCGTAAGACAATAAAGATTCAAAGTTTAGATGTTTTCTTTCTTTTATTCCGGTATCCATGCTCTTCCCCTAAATAAGCTTTTGGATACGATGGAAAAACCGTTTATATGTACAATAATTTTGTAATTCCTTTACGAAATTATTTTTGACATATCCCTGAAAGTGATGATTTATGCAGCTAAAAGACCATCTGAAAGCTCTTTATTTTTCACCGAGAATTGCTGTATCCTCATTATGTAAAAACTCTGGAAGGCTGTGCGAAATCTGTCTATGAACAGGCACTTGAGGATCGTCGAATTCACTCATGTCCTTAGAAAAACAGTATTTTGTAAAGCTAAATTTATACAGATAAGAGCGACGTGGGAAGTAGGAATTTAGCCTGTGTTACTATTTACAGCTCAAGGCCGTTCTTTTAAAAAAGCGTTGGAGGTAGACCTCATCCAGCTCGGTAATTTTAACAATAAATGCCAGCTCAGAACCCGATTCCTGGAGATGAAGGGCAGTTCGGAGAGCTTTTTTACGTTCGGCTCGCCTCGCTTTTCTTTCTGCAAGTTCGGCTTTTCTTTCTGCGAGTTCAGCTCTTCTTTTCTCGTCCTCAGCTCTTCTTTTCTCGTCCTCAGCTCTTCTTTTCTCGTCTTCAGCTCTTCTTTTCGCAATTTCTACAAGATGTAATGCTCTATCATAGCCTTTTTGCTCAATTTTATCTAACAGTGATACCAGCATATCCTTTACTCTCCTGCTTTCTCTACTTTCCATCATTGATTTTAGACTGTCAAGTTCAATTTTTTTCACACCTGATAGCATATAGAGAAGGACGGTTTCTATATATTCCATGCCGGTTTTCTTTTCTGCTAATTCAGCCAGCAGGGAAATAATTTGCACCAGCTTTTCTTCAAATTCTTCGCGATTGATATATTTCAAGAGCAGGGTAAAGAGTCTTGTAGTTATTTCTCCTTTGATATCTTCTTCTTGAAACCTGGAAAAATCATAAACTATATAGGAAAAATTGACCTGGTATTTTTCCCAGCCGGGCATCATTTCCTGTATACTCTGAAAATTATTACCATATTGCCATTCGTTTTTTCCGTGATATAAAAGCACAGGCAGGATAAGAGGAAGAACAAGCGACTTCTCTTTTTTCTCTTGGCTTATATGAAGGCTCCAAATTCCGAGCATGTATTTCAATAGCTGAAAGGAAGTCATTCTATCGGGATAACTTTTGTGTTCGAGAAGAAGATAGATGTAGCTATCTTTGCCGGCTATCGGAACTTTGAAGAGCATATCCGAATGCACATCCTGATAATTGGCATCGACGAAACTATCTTTTGTTATTTCGAGAGAATCCAGTTGGATGTCTTTTAACAACTCCTGAGGTAATTTGTGTTTCAGGAAGTCGATAGCATTCTCCCGGTTCTGGAAAGTAATTTTGAAAAAGGAATTATGATCCACCAGGCTTAAAAACTATTCACAGAATGATTCGTCAAGAAAAATCTCCTTCGCGGAATCATTGAACAAAGGCTCACTTGCCGATGCCGAAAAGGAAGGCTACATATACGGTGCTTTCTTACGTGCTCCACACGAACCGGACATTGAAGGGTTAGTTGAACAGTCGAAAGCGTGGAAGAAGGCAAACGGGGGAAGTAGGAATTTAGGATTCTAAAGCTTTAGCCTTTAACTTTCAGAATAAGAATTTCCAATCCGGAAAATATCCCCGTGTTCGTATTCGCTCAAGTGTTCTCTTTGAATTTCTAAAAGTTCGGGAATGTCTTTTCGTAAGCAAAAGCAGGAAGAATTATTTTTTAAATAAAAATCTGTCTTTAAAGAATTGTAAGAATTTACAATATCATCTGTAGAATAAATTAAGATATATTCCTGATTAGCGGGTAAGGAATTTTTAATTTCAGTCAGTTCCTCTGTTGAATATAAAATTTCGTATTCAGCATATTCCAGTGAAAGCTCTCTAACTTCTTCAAATTTGTTTAAGTCAATGTTTCTGGAGTGAATAGATTCTTCCATTCTATCAAGATAGAAATTTAATACATTATCATATTCTGAATTAAAACCCTGTCGGAGTTCTATGAGTGAGATCTTTCTTAAGGGATTACACAAAAAAATAATGTACCCCGGAATTCTTTGGTTGAATACTTCCTTCCATATCATGGCTTTATTTCTCGTTTCGTATGTTCCATTATCTGGTGATTATCCATTGTATGATCAGGAACCGTTTTAAGAGAATCACTCATTTTGTTAAAAGCACGGGCTGATTTGAATTTTTCTTCTGTATTTTGAAATTTTTTAAATTTCCTTGGATCTCTGTGAATTACAGAATAAATCCAAGAAACTATTCTTGTCCATATTGTAATTTCTTCATTTGCAACACGGCTTATTTCACAAGACATATCGTTGTAGGATTTTGAAAATAAATAATCTGCTTTTGCGTCTTTTTTTAGATAATCTTCTCTTCTAAATAAGTCAGGTTGTTCATCTTTCATAGTCACTCCTATACGCATATTTACTTATTATCATCTTTGAAAAGCAAGCTCTTTATAAAAAAAACGATAGGCGGTGTACTCCGGCAGGTAGTCTGTTTAAAGGTAAAGGCCAGTGTTACTATTTACAGCTCAAGGCCGTTATTTTAAAAAAGCGTTGGAGGTAGACCTCATCCAGCTCGGTAATTTTAACAATAAATGCCAGCTCAGAACCCGATTCCTGGAGATGAAGGGCAGTTCGGAGAGCTTTTTTCCGTTCGGCCCGTTCGGCTTTTCTTTCTGCAAGTTCGGCTTTTCTTTCTGCGAGTTCAGCTCTTCTTTTCTCGTCTTCAGCTCTTCTTTTCTCGTCTTCAGCTCTTCTTTTCGCAATTTCTACAAGATGTAATGCTCTATCATAGCCTTTTTGCTCAATTTTATCTAACAGTGATACCAGCATATCCTTTACTCTCCTGCTTTCTTTAGTCTCCATCATTGATTTTAGACTGTCAAGTTCAATTTTTTTCACACCTGATAGCATATAGAGAAGGACGGTTTCTATATATTCCATGCCGGTTTTCTTTTCTGCTAATTCAGCCAGCAGGGAAATAATTTGTACCAGTTTTTCTTCAAACTCTTCGCGATTGATATACTTCAAGAGCAGGGTAAAGAGTCTTGTAGTTATTTCTCCTTTGATATCTTCTTCTTGAAACCTGGAAAAATCATAAACTATATAGGAAAAATTGACCTGGTATTTTTCCCAGCCGGGCATCATTTCCTGTATACTCTGAAAATTATTACCATATTGCCATTCGTTTTTTCCGTGATATAAAAGTACCGGCAGGATAAGAGGAAGAACAAGCGACTTCTCTTTTTTCTCCTGGCTTACATGAAGACTCCAGATTCCCAGCATGTATTTCAATAGCTGGAATGAAGTCATTTTATCGGGATAACTTTTGTGCTCGAGAAGAAGATAGATGTAGCTATCTTTGCCGGCTATCGGAACTTTGAAGAGCATATCCGAATGCACATCCTGATAATTGGCATCGACGAAACTATCTTTTGTAATTTCGAGAGAATCCAATAGAATGTCTTTTAAGAGTTCCTGCGGTAGCTTGTGTCTCAAAAAGTCAATAGCATTTTCGCGGTTCTGGAAAGTAATTTTAAAAAAGGAATTATGATCCACCAGGCTTAAAAACTATTCACAGAATGATTCGTCAAGAAAAATATATTTGGTGCAATCATTGAACAAAGGCTCACTTGCCGATGCCGAAAAAGAAGGCTACAAATCGCTGCTGTTTTACGTGCTCACACGAACCGGACATCGAAGGACTACTCGAACAGGCAAAAGCATGGAAGAAGGCAAACGGGTATGCTTCTTTTTCTAAACAAAAAAAAACTCTTTTTTTTATCTTCCTTTTTGGATATTACTTACAGCGTGTCTTAAAATAGGCTTATCTATTAAAGAAAAGCAAGCTGCAAGAGCCTGTAGCTTAATTTTCAGACAGGCTCTTATACAGAATCTTTACCAGAGAGACATCGTCAATCAGCTCTCCTCCCGAACTAATCAAGTCATATAATAAATACAAATCAGCATTGGAATTAACTATAAATTCTAAATATCTCTTTGGATCGTTGTGAAACTGGGTTTCTTCTGTTTCTTCCTCATTTACCATTATATCATCCTTGCCATCACTTCCTAATAGAATCACATCTCCGGATTTTAATTGAAATTCGCGTATCTCGATTTCTTCATATTCTTTAGGAATTCCTAATTTTAGGAACATATTTCTACTTTCAAGGTAAGAAGCATATTTATCCCGATATAAAACCATAAAAGGATGTTCCGCATTTATAGAATACATCATACCTGTCGATTCATCAATTAGTACCAGGACAAATGAAACCATCATTAACAATTCAAAGGCTTCAAAAGTTCCATTTAACTCTTTAAAAGTATTCTCCATCCATTGTTTCGGACTCTGTTCTTGCATGGACATAGTCATTTTTGTTCGGTTTAATATAGCATGAAACACAGAAGCAAAGATAAGTATACCGGAAGCACCCTGCAAGGATTTACCCATTGCATCGGCATTACTGATAACCGCATATCGTTTCCCCTTTAATATAATACTATCTGAAATACAAATATCTCCTCCAATCTCATATTGCTTATTCCGAAATGAAAACTCCTTTTTTTGTTTCAGAAAAAACTCTACTTCGACATTTTCACTTTCTAAATGATTATTGCCCAGAGGCTCAGCCAGTAAAGAGGTGAGAAAATAATCTGCATCCTGCTGTTCTTTTAAATCCTGTATTTCCATCAAAGTTTTATGCAAATCTACTGTTCTTTGATTTATTTTTTCTTCTAAATTATCATTTACTTTAATTAATTGCTTTTTTAGAGTATTCACCTTATCCGCCAGGGCTAAAGAAAAAATCACCATCATCAAAGAAACTCCTACAACATGAATGTATTCAGCAACAAATATACTAAAAGGGATTACTTTTAGTAAAGAAAGAATTCTGAAGATCACAATCAGCAAAATAATCATCCAGGAATAAGCTATGAAGTAGGCCTGTCTGTATCTTTTTATAAATAAGTAAATCGATACAAAACAATAAAAAACTGTTGAATATAGCAGAATGATATTTGTATAATAAAACGCATACGCCGGATAATGAGTAATGACAAAAGGTATATGCAGTAAACAGAATATATAAATAATATAAATAATCCATGAGAGTTTATTCATCAATTTTGAAATTCGATATAATACAAGATACTGATTCATGAATAAATTCCCGGAGATAAGGATTAAAGGAGTCAGTATATGATAATCATAATTTTGCAACTTTATATTATTCGGATAGAAATACTGAAAAGAAATACCATGTAAACAAAGCAAATAAAAGAAATAGAAAATTATAACAAAGGCGAGATAAATATAACTATAGTCTTTAATCGTAATGAAAAGAAAGAGATTATATACGAACATGATAATAAGACTTCCATAGATAATCCCATTAATCAGGGTCTTTTTTGTATTCTCTTCCTGAAACTGTTCTAATCCGTATATCGAAGGAGTAAGTCGAAACGCATTACGAATAGAATGAGTACGTATATAATATTGAACAGAAGAACCTGCTTCAAATTCTATTGGAAAACAAAAATTTGGGTTTTTTATCGGTCTTTTAGAAAAAACATATAAGTCCCCTACTACAGTCTTTTTTATGTTTCCTTCTTTATAAATTTCATAAAACTCAAATCTATCCTGTCTCGAAAAACCTGTATCAAAGACAAGTCTTAGTTTTTTCTTTGTAGGATTATGAAGAGAGAATCGAAACCAGTAATAAGAAGTAGAAAAACCCGTGCTGATAAAATTAGATCTACTTTTCTGCCAGGTATCTAATTTTTGGACGGTTTCCAGTTCCATTTTACCGGTCTTATCTTCTAAAAATTCAAATTCTTCTCCTATTTGTAATTTGCTATTTTCTCTAACATTAATAGATATTACTTCCGCTCTCAAAAAAGAAAATGGAAACATAAGAAATATAATTATAGATATACATAAATAGAATTCAAATTTTATTAAGTTCCATTTACTCATTCAACTTCCAACTATAATTTGTATATTTGATTTCTGTACTGGGAGGAATGTTTAACTTCATTACTTCATCAACATATTCTATCAGGCTTCCTTTCCTTGTAAAATCGTGATGAAACCATTTAAAAATAGGAGAAAGGTAAAGTACCTTCTTTTTTTTATCGTATCTGTTTTTGGATGGATACGATAATAAAAACTTCTCCTGAGCTTTTTCCAATTGTTTTTCCAGAGATTCTACCGAATAAGCAAAAGAAGCTAAGTCAGGACAACCCACAGAAGCACAGACAATAGCAAAATGAATTCTTGGCTCATCAAATTTGGTTCTAAGCATATTATGCTCTATCCAGTCAAGATGACGCTTGTCTTCCAATAATTGAAAAAACTTGATCTTCCAGGGTGTCCAGGCCCAGGGTCTATTAGTAATGTCTCGAATGCTTTTTACCGGGTATTTATCTGCTACCAGCTTGATAGTAAAAGCATTATAGGCGTTAATGAGAAAAGCCAGCTTTTCTTTTTTAGAAAAACCAGAGTATTCTTTCATCTTTACCGAAGATAAAGATTTTAAATAATTTTCAAAGTTTGCATTATCCTTGAATGCTTTATACTTCACTTTTCCATCAGAAACATACAATTTTAATAAACCGTTAAATACACTATGAGAATGATCAAAGGCATTTATAGTTTTCGAATATACTAACAAACTAATAAGAATAGGAAAAAAATACTTCACTCTTCTTTACCCCCACTTGATACTTTATCTTTCTGTTTTTGAAAACTCAATGCCTGTACCGGACAGGAAGAAATACAACCTCCGCAACCTATACAGGGACTTATATCCAGTCCAAAACTACCTTCTATCGGTTTTTTATCCTTATGAGCATAAGATGCCACATCGATTCCCATAGGACAAACGGCAGTACAGTGTCCGATTCCCCTGCATTTATCATTAGCCTGCACACGAAATTTTGAGCCGAAATATTTGCCAAAAAGTCGCATCATGCCTGCGAGAGGACAACCGTAACGACACCAGATACGGGTTCCCAAAAAAGGATAAGCTCCTACACCTATAATAGAACCAAACATAAAATCTACTACTAAAAATTGAAAAGCCCAGCTAAATTCAAGTAAAGATTTGGAACTAAATAGCTTTTGTATATCCAAAAAAAGAATGATCCCGAAAAGAAAGGCTATACTAAAGAATACATATTGTAAACGTTCCAGTTTCGATGATTTTTCTCCTCTCGGAGTATATTCTATCACCCATTTCCTACCCGGAGATGTAGTTCCCACAGTTTCAGCTAAATTACCACAGGCACAAAACCAGGAACAATATCTCTTTCCAAAAAACCAGACCGATAAGGGTACGACAATAAATATATAGATAAAGCCAGATAGGTTTCGGAAACCATTGTAAACATATATATAATTTTCTTTATGCACATAGGCATCATTACTACTTATATCATCAGAAAAGCCATATTTGCTGAGAGGATCATTCCAAAAATCCTGCTTACCTAATAAAGCAGGTAGAACAAAGGGAATAAAGAAGAAAAAAATAAACTGGCTTATTAAAATAGAAGTAAACTTCCAGCGATGATATGTACCGAGTTCCTTGACTTTATTTCCTTTCAAATAGGGACTTTTGTTTTGAACCAGCAGACGAAGAGAAATTCCACAAACCAGCAGGGTATAAATAAGTCCGTACCAAAAAGAAAGGGATTTTCCCAAAAAATAAAAGGTATCCCGGATCTGCTCTTCTCTTACGAAAAGTGTAGGATATTTGTAAACGAGATAAAATAAGGTAATAATGAGAACAAAAAGCAGTGCTAAAAATTTTTCCGTAAGACTTCTCTTTTTTGCATTTCCCATAATGAACTCCTATCGAAACAGGTTTTTACTCTCCTCATTGAAAGCTTCTCCTCCCTCTATGTCAAATCATAAAGCAATCTGTGCAAGCCGCTCACGCGAAGTCTATGAGCCGCTCACATGGAAAATACCGGCTGCTCACACGGAATAAAATAATAATTTTTGTTGCGGGATTCCTTGGTTCATTAGCTTATTAATATAAGCCTTATGAGAGAAAAATATTTTTATTTTCTAATGCCCAGGTATGAAATGTAATTCCATCTGTATTTGTAAGTGCTTTCACATTACCAGAAACATTTATGGTTTTAGGTTTAGACTCCAGTAATTCTATAATCGATTCCACGAAGGATAAAGGCATATTCTGCGACATCATTCTAAGAACTGCATCTCTTTCAGGTTGAATAACTTTCAATTCTTTTTTAGTTGTTTCTGAAATCAATCGTACTTGCTCTCTAAAAGAAATTAATTCAGGTCCAGTTAATAAATAGGACTTTCCTAAATGTATATCACTCTTAAATACCGCAGCTGCCGATAGTGCAATATCCCTCGGGTGAATAACAGCATGTTGTACATCCGGAAAAGGTAAGAAAACAGTAGCTTGAGATTTTATTGAATGCAACCATTGAAAAGCTGAGGTCATAAAACCTGCAGGTCTAAGAAAAGTATATGGAATTTTGCTGTTTTTTATAATTGCTTCGGACTCAATATGATGTTTAGCAATTAGATTATTTTTACTATTCCAATCAATCTCAACTGAGTAAGAAGAAACAAATACGATTTGTTTTAATTTAAATTCAGATGCGGCTGATATAAATATGTCCGGAAGAATATTGGGTAAAACTAAAAAAACCTTTTCGACGTCTATCAGAGCATTGATAAGTTCCTCTCTGCTTCTTAAATCGCCTTTTACAACTTCCACAGAGGCTGGAAAATTAGTTTTTTCGGGATTTCTGGTTAAAGTTTTTA is part of the Leptospiraceae bacterium genome and encodes:
- a CDS encoding SpoIIE family protein phosphatase, yielding MSKWNLIKFEFYLCISIIIFLMFPFSFLRAEVISINVRENSKLQIGEEFEFLEDKTGKMELETVQKLDTWQKSRSNFISTGFSTSYYWFRFSLHNPTKKKLRLVFDTGFSRQDRFEFYEIYKEGNIKKTVVGDLYVFSKRPIKNPNFCFPIEFEAGSSVQYYIRTHSIRNAFRLTPSIYGLEQFQEENTKKTLINGIIYGSLIIMFVYNLFLFITIKDYSYIYLAFVIIFYFFYLLCLHGISFQYFYPNNIKLQNYDYHILTPLILISGNLFMNQYLVLYRISKLMNKLSWIIYIIYIFCLLHIPFVITHYPAYAFYYTNIILLYSTVFYCFVSIYLFIKRYRQAYFIAYSWMIILLIVIFRILSLLKVIPFSIFVAEYIHVVGVSLMMVIFSLALADKVNTLKKQLIKVNDNLEEKINQRTVDLHKTLMEIQDLKEQQDADYFLTSLLAEPLGNNHLESENVEVEFFLKQKKEFSFRNKQYEIGGDICISDSIILKGKRYAVISNADAMGKSLQGASGILIFASVFHAILNRTKMTMSMQEQSPKQWMENTFKELNGTFEAFELLMMVSFVLVLIDESTGMMYSINAEHPFMVLYRDKYASYLESRNMFLKLGIPKEYEEIEIREFQLKSGDVILLGSDGKDDIMVNEEETEETQFHNDPKRYLEFIVNSNADLYLLYDLISSGGELIDDVSLVKILYKSLSEN
- a CDS encoding Rpn family recombination-promoting nuclease/putative transposase, whose amino-acid sequence is MDHNSFFKITFQNRENAIDFLKHKLPQELLKDIQLDSLEITKDSFVDANYQDVHSDMLFKVPIAGKDSYIYLLLEHKSYPDRMTSFQLLKYMLGIWSLHISQEKKEKSLVLPLILPVLLYHGKNEWQYGNNFQSIQEMMPGWEKYQVNFSYIVYDFSRFQEEDIKGEITTRLFTLLLKYINREEFEEKLVQIISLLAELAEKKTGMEYIETVLLYMLSGVKKIELDSLKSMMESRESRRVKDMLVSLLDKIEQKGYDRALHLVEIAKRRAEDEKRRAEDEKRRAEDEKRRAELAERKAELAERKARRAERKKALRTALHLQESGSELAFIVKITELDEVYLQRFFKRTALSCK
- a CDS encoding NmrA family NAD(P)-binding protein; protein product: MNKILVVGATGNIGRFLVDELLKDGLSVKTLTRNPEKTNFPASVEVVKGDLRSREELINALIDVEKVFLVLPNILPDIFISAASEFKLKQIVFVSSYSVEIDWNSKNNLIAKHHIESEAIIKNSKIPYTFLRPAGFMTSAFQWLHSIKSQATVFLPFPDVQHAVIHPRDIALSAAAVFKSDIHLGKSYLLTGPELISFREQVRLISETTKKELKVIQPERDAVLRMMSQNMPLSFVESIIELLESKPKTINVSGNVKALTNTDGITFHTWALENKNIFLS
- a CDS encoding Rpn family recombination-promoting nuclease/putative transposase translates to MDHNSFFKITFQNRENAIDFLRHKLPQELLKDILLDSLEITKDSFVDANYQDVHSDMLFKVPIAGKDSYIYLLLEHKSYPDKMTSFQLLKYMLGIWSLHVSQEKKEKSLVLPLILPVLLYHGKNEWQYGNNFQSIQEMMPGWEKYQVNFSYIVYDFSRFQEEDIKGEITTRLFTLLLKYINREEFEEKLVQIISLLAELAEKKTGMEYIETVLLYMLSGVKKIELDSLKSMMETKESRRVKDMLVSLLDKIEQKGYDRALHLVEIAKRRAEDEKRRAEDEKRRAELAERKAELAERKAERAERKKALRTALHLQESGSELAFIVKITELDEVYLQRFFKITALSCK
- a CDS encoding DUF547 domain-containing protein encodes the protein MKYFFPILISLLVYSKTINAFDHSHSVFNGLLKLYVSDGKVKYKAFKDNANFENYLKSLSSVKMKEYSGFSKKEKLAFLINAYNAFTIKLVADKYPVKSIRDITNRPWAWTPWKIKFFQLLEDKRHLDWIEHNMLRTKFDEPRIHFAIVCASVGCPDLASFAYSVESLEKQLEKAQEKFLLSYPSKNRYDKKKKVLYLSPIFKWFHHDFTRKGSLIEYVDEVMKLNIPPSTEIKYTNYSWKLNE
- a CDS encoding 4Fe-4S dicluster domain-containing protein, giving the protein MGNAKKRSLTEKFLALLFVLIITLFYLVYKYPTLFVREEQIRDTFYFLGKSLSFWYGLIYTLLVCGISLRLLVQNKSPYLKGNKVKELGTYHRWKFTSILISQFIFFFFIPFVLPALLGKQDFWNDPLSKYGFSDDISSNDAYVHKENYIYVYNGFRNLSGFIYIFIVVPLSVWFFGKRYCSWFCACGNLAETVGTTSPGRKWVIEYTPRGEKSSKLERLQYVFFSIAFLFGIILFLDIQKLFSSKSLLEFSWAFQFLVVDFMFGSIIGVGAYPFLGTRIWCRYGCPLAGMMRLFGKYFGSKFRVQANDKCRGIGHCTAVCPMGIDVASYAHKDKKPIEGSFGLDISPCIGCGGCISSCPVQALSFQKQKDKVSSGGKEE